The Candidatus Eremiobacteraceae bacterium genome window below encodes:
- a CDS encoding peptide ABC transporter substrate-binding protein, which produces MPKDVVARSCSALAALALCLAFAGCSKVQTSTQPAAQAPSHPGVVRIVGAGTLDSLVPELSASAASSDAAMFWGGWFFLVNDKGRLVPDLATEIPTTTNGGISADGRTITYHLRKGVLWHDGVPFTADDAIFTWHAIMNPANNVVSRTGWDQIESMSAPDDHTLVVVLKRPYAPAIATFFAPSLAAMPVLPEHLLKDLPDINHAAYNNKPVGTGPFMVASYQPQIGITLVANPHYWRGPPKLKEIDYLIIPDSNTRTIMMRTGEADVYSDAQVNQLPELAAIPRATLHRTPFNEFYYLTFNTTHPPLDDVRVRRALAMAIDKQYIIRNVMHSAADPAVGDQPSYLYTYDPHVPAPVYDPKGAAALFDAAGWTLGADGVRTKNGKPLELVYVFDREASDGERLGAILQQQLRAAGVDLSVKGIAHSIYYADKNAGGILSQGKFDIAYEGWIGGVDPDDIALWACDQRGGFNHSFICDPRIDAAERDALTHYDTATRKAAYQRIQDLLATDMPVDFLWWTRRNDAVAKSVHGYEPAPAVTTFWNSWEWTN; this is translated from the coding sequence TTGCCTAAGGATGTCGTAGCGCGCTCTTGCAGCGCGCTCGCCGCGCTCGCGCTGTGTCTTGCGTTCGCCGGCTGCTCGAAGGTACAGACGAGCACGCAGCCTGCTGCACAGGCGCCGTCACACCCAGGGGTCGTGCGCATCGTGGGCGCGGGCACGCTGGACTCGCTGGTGCCGGAGCTGTCCGCGTCCGCCGCCTCGAGCGACGCGGCGATGTTCTGGGGCGGCTGGTTCTTCCTCGTGAACGACAAAGGCCGGCTGGTGCCGGATCTCGCCACCGAGATCCCCACGACCACGAACGGCGGCATCAGCGCGGACGGTCGGACCATCACCTATCACCTGCGCAAGGGCGTCCTCTGGCACGACGGCGTGCCGTTCACCGCTGACGACGCGATCTTCACCTGGCACGCGATCATGAATCCGGCCAACAATGTCGTCAGCCGCACGGGCTGGGATCAGATCGAATCCATGAGCGCGCCCGACGACCACACGCTCGTCGTCGTGCTCAAGCGGCCGTACGCGCCGGCGATCGCCACGTTCTTCGCGCCGAGCCTCGCGGCGATGCCCGTGCTGCCAGAACATCTGCTCAAAGATCTTCCCGACATCAATCACGCGGCGTACAACAACAAGCCGGTCGGCACCGGGCCGTTCATGGTCGCCTCGTATCAGCCGCAGATCGGCATCACGCTGGTCGCGAATCCCCACTACTGGCGGGGCCCGCCGAAGCTCAAAGAGATCGACTATCTGATCATCCCCGACTCGAACACGCGCACCATCATGATGCGCACGGGCGAAGCGGACGTCTACTCGGATGCGCAGGTCAACCAGTTGCCCGAGCTGGCGGCGATTCCCCGCGCCACGCTGCATCGGACGCCGTTCAACGAGTTCTACTATCTGACGTTCAACACCACGCATCCCCCGCTCGACGACGTGCGCGTGCGGCGCGCGCTCGCGATGGCGATCGACAAGCAGTACATCATCCGCAACGTTATGCACAGCGCGGCCGATCCGGCGGTCGGCGACCAGCCATCTTATCTGTACACCTACGATCCGCACGTGCCCGCGCCGGTGTACGATCCCAAGGGCGCCGCCGCGCTTTTCGACGCCGCGGGCTGGACGCTGGGCGCCGACGGCGTGCGCACCAAGAACGGCAAACCGCTTGAGCTGGTCTACGTGTTCGATCGCGAGGCAAGCGATGGCGAGCGCCTCGGCGCCATCCTTCAGCAACAGCTGCGCGCGGCCGGCGTGGACCTGTCGGTCAAGGGCATCGCGCACAGCATCTATTACGCCGACAAGAACGCGGGCGGCATCTTGTCGCAAGGCAAGTTCGACATCGCCTATGAGGGCTGGATCGGCGGCGTCGACCCCGACGACATCGCGCTCTGGGCGTGCGATCAGCGCGGCGGATTCAACCACTCGTTCATCTGCGACCCGCGCATCGACGCGGCCGAACGCGACGCGCTCACGCATTACGACACGGCGACGCGCAAAGCAGCCTACCAGCGGATCCAAGACCTGCTGGCGACGGATATGCCGGTCGACTTCTTATGGTGGACGCGGCGCAACGACGCGGTGGCGAAATCCGTGCACGGCTACGAGCCGGCGCCCGCGGTCACGACCTTCTGGAATTCATGGGAATGGACCAACTGA
- a CDS encoding peptide ABC transporter substrate-binding protein, with the protein MHRHLFALALCAVLLAGALSGCTKVSTSTSGGPQSQTIPGVLRIGNNSEPDTMNPVVGNLQTEVDLSMFWGGYLLNWTDQNKFIGELATEEPTLDNGGISKDGLAITYHLRKGVKWQDGPEFTADDVIYTWQQVMNPKNNVGSRVGYDIIAAIDKKDPYTIVVHLKKRFAPFVATFFSMSANPYPILPKHLLSQYPDINKVAYNNKPVGTGPFIVTDWEKGSLITMVANPNYWRGPPKLQKVEYHIIPNENTLLTQLQTHEIDFTYNASASQYPELKNIPGTVVYLTPFTQYGELGFNTSVATLSDKMVRQALTYATDSEELIQKVTLGVNIPASTDQPPFLWAYDPNVKKYPYDVAMAGKLLDEAGWKLGPDGYRYNAKGEKLSIQFTGATGRADSLKLEEVVQAQWRKVGVDVAIKNYLSPQLFASYGAGGILQTGKFDVGIYSWNNGVDPDNSTLWMCDQIPPAGQNTYHLCDPQIDAAEQIALTHYDIPTRKKAYYTIAERLAEDQPAIINWFYRRLDIGSVDFKGYKPAHAVTQFWNTWEYSI; encoded by the coding sequence ATGCATCGTCATCTGTTCGCCTTGGCGCTTTGCGCTGTTCTCTTGGCCGGCGCGCTGAGCGGCTGCACGAAGGTCAGCACGTCGACGTCCGGCGGGCCCCAAAGCCAGACCATTCCTGGCGTGCTGCGCATCGGCAACAATTCAGAGCCGGACACCATGAACCCGGTCGTGGGCAACCTGCAGACCGAAGTGGACCTCTCGATGTTCTGGGGCGGCTATCTGCTGAACTGGACCGACCAGAACAAGTTCATCGGCGAGCTGGCGACGGAGGAGCCGACACTCGACAACGGCGGCATCAGCAAAGACGGACTGGCGATCACGTACCATCTGCGCAAAGGCGTCAAATGGCAGGACGGCCCGGAATTCACCGCCGACGACGTCATCTACACCTGGCAGCAGGTGATGAATCCCAAGAACAACGTCGGCAGCCGCGTCGGTTACGATATCATCGCGGCGATCGACAAGAAAGATCCATACACGATCGTCGTCCATCTCAAGAAGCGTTTCGCTCCGTTCGTCGCCACGTTCTTCAGCATGTCGGCGAACCCGTATCCGATCCTGCCTAAGCACCTGCTTTCCCAATATCCCGACATCAACAAGGTGGCGTACAACAACAAGCCGGTCGGCACCGGGCCGTTCATCGTCACCGACTGGGAGAAGGGCAGCCTGATCACGATGGTCGCCAACCCCAATTACTGGCGCGGGCCGCCGAAGCTGCAAAAAGTCGAATACCACATCATCCCCAACGAGAACACGCTGCTGACGCAGCTGCAGACGCACGAGATCGACTTCACCTACAACGCCTCTGCGTCGCAGTATCCCGAGCTCAAGAATATCCCGGGCACGGTCGTCTACTTGACGCCCTTCACGCAGTACGGCGAACTCGGCTTCAACACGAGCGTGGCGACGCTGTCAGACAAGATGGTCCGCCAGGCGTTGACGTACGCGACCGACAGCGAGGAGCTGATCCAAAAGGTGACGCTCGGCGTGAACATCCCGGCATCCACCGATCAGCCGCCGTTCCTGTGGGCCTACGATCCAAACGTCAAGAAGTATCCGTATGACGTCGCCATGGCGGGCAAGCTCCTGGATGAGGCGGGATGGAAACTCGGACCCGATGGCTATCGCTACAACGCGAAGGGCGAAAAGCTGAGCATCCAGTTCACCGGGGCGACCGGACGGGCTGACAGTCTGAAGCTTGAAGAAGTCGTCCAGGCGCAATGGCGCAAAGTCGGCGTCGACGTGGCGATCAAGAACTATCTCTCGCCGCAGCTCTTCGCAAGCTACGGTGCCGGCGGCATCCTGCAAACGGGCAAATTCGACGTCGGCATCTACTCATGGAACAACGGCGTCGACCCGGACAATTCGACGCTGTGGATGTGCGATCAGATCCCGCCGGCAGGCCAGAACACGTATCATCTCTGCGATCCGCAGATCGACGCCGCGGAGCAGATCGCGCTGACCCACTACGACATTCCCACGCGCAAGAAAGCTTACTACACGATCGCCGAGCGCTTAGCCGAAGATCAGCCCGCGATCATCAACTGGTTCTACCGCCGCCTGGACATCGGGAGCGTGGACTTCAAAGGCTATAAGCCGGCGCACGCCGTCACCCAATTCTGGAACACGTGGGAGTATTCGATCTGA
- a CDS encoding CoA-binding protein — protein MILESPEQRRALLDRSHNVAMVGASANQLRPSYFVFRYLNTHGFDVRPVNPAYSDVDGIVSYPTLAAYAAENGPPDIVDVFRKPADAPQVARDAVAAGAKAIWFQYGVINDEAIKIADQAGLDVVVDRCMKVEHARFAGGLTVSGMNSGVLTSKRRAL, from the coding sequence GTGATCCTCGAGTCGCCCGAACAGCGGCGCGCGTTGCTGGATCGCTCGCACAACGTCGCGATGGTCGGCGCGAGCGCCAATCAGTTGCGCCCCAGCTATTTCGTCTTCCGGTATCTCAACACGCACGGCTTCGACGTCCGACCGGTCAACCCGGCGTACAGCGACGTCGACGGCATCGTGAGCTACCCGACGCTGGCGGCGTACGCCGCCGAGAACGGGCCGCCGGATATCGTCGACGTCTTCCGCAAGCCGGCCGACGCGCCGCAGGTCGCGCGCGACGCGGTGGCGGCCGGCGCCAAGGCGATCTGGTTCCAGTACGGCGTCATCAACGACGAGGCGATCAAGATCGCCGACCAGGCTGGGCTGGACGTCGTCGTCGATCGCTGCATGAAGGTCGAGCACGCGCGTTTTGCGGGCGGGTTGACCGTCAGCGGTATGAACTCAGGCGTATTGACGTCTAAACGGCGGGCGTTATGA